A region of the Mytilus galloprovincialis chromosome 1, xbMytGall1.hap1.1, whole genome shotgun sequence genome:
AAATGGTGACCATGTCATGATGTGAATAATGtaatttaattttcagaaattgTTAAGACTTGAAACATATACAAGTGTACTATCAATGACTATTATGTTAAACTTCTTTtcgtttaaattttctttttaataagtcATGTACAGAATAAAATTCAGATTAAAAATCAGTAAACAAGCTTTCTCTTGTACATGTGCTTAtgtgtttttattgtgaagactTCTAGATTATTAAAAGGTAATGTtttccatgtacatgatgtatctTAGTTGGCAAAACTTCCATTGGTAATTGCATACAGTTTAAGTACTTTGAGTAGCAACTTTTAAACTTTTTGTGTATTTTGCTTTCAAAACTTGTTGATGATTGAACATGTACAAAATGATGTATCTGCTGGTTATTCTATAAGCATGTAGATTGTGCACTGAAATACATATTACATACCATACATATGTTAGGAATCATCTGATGACTGAACTAGTACTGTACATGTCTCCCAAATAGACTTGAATGCTTGGTATTGGATAAAGTTAAACAATgttaaatgatacattttgtcaTTAAATCTTCAGTTTATCATACctgttattgtcatgattgtacaGTAGCAGTACTACATTGTCATGGTTGTACAGTAACAGTATTACATTGTTGTGGTTGTACAGTAACAGTACTACATTGTCGTGGTTGTACAGTAACAGTACTACATTGTCGTGGTTGTACAGTAACAGTACTACATTGTCATGGTTGTACAGTAACAGTACTACATTGTCGTGGTTGTACAGTAGCAGTACTACATTGTCGTGGTTGTACAGAAGCAGTACTACATTGTCGTGGTTGTACAGTAACAGTACTACATTGTCGTGATTGTATAACTGAGTTGGACCTAATAGTTTTAACTGAACATAACATGTTACAGACATTCTGGTGTTCAGAACTGTTTTATTAGCTTTTTGTCTTGCTTTCAAAACTCTAAACATTACTCTGGAAACTCCGAAACAAGTTCATGTATGTAGTGCAAAATGAAATTGGTACTAAAAGTGTAAGATAATCATAGGCAAGACTAAGATGattaatttttaacaaataaaacgaAAACAGCATTTAcagttgatgttatatatattatcaactaTCGTGACTAAAGGTCACTATTTGGCCTTCAACTATATATGAACAATACACATACCATTTAATAAACTATAAAAGGCATGAACATTACAAGAAGAGAACAATTCAATTGATAAGACTAAACTAAAAACCTTATTTATGacccttccaaaaaaaaaatgaaaaacagataTGGCATACAGCAACCAATAACCACTAAAATAGAGGCTCCTGGCATAGACAAGCTTACTTTTAAGAGTGAGCTGAATTAACATAGATTTAATTCATTGAATGTAATCATTATTCAGAAGTTTGATAAGTATGAATCTATGCATCCTTTAATAGAAGTcacactaaacatgctaaactccataatcatatacatgaattattttttcaaatacaagactaacaagaccagaggcttctgacttaaAACGCGCAAAAAGGCAACAGAGTTAAGAAGGTTTTGTTAGTCCTCTAGCCAATGTCgtgaatgtagaaaaaacaaacaaatagcaCTAGgtacagtaaaattcagtttaaaaaatttgtagtTTGAAGTCAGAATAGGCACAAtgataggtaacaaaagaaactttaaataaaatgacaataaaacataaatttacaaagGACTGCTAGCAGTTGCTGACATGGCAACTCCAGACCTGGATTACACTGAGTTCactttatcatcatgatcatgtataAATCTGTAAGATTTTTACCGTCAAACACAACAGTCTGATCAAACGATCAAAACCTATAAAGTAaatacaagggagataatcaagaTTTACCATAACAGAAGAtgcaaatattatcaaattttgttctatttcagAATCAGAATGCCTAATTATGCAAaccacaatatttaaataaatcaggtttaaaaaaaaactaagatatttaaattgttactttcagatgtgcatttcataccACAGCTGCCATTAAAACACAGCATACAAAAGGCCCATACCGATATGTTCCTATTCTGATTCCAGTAGAAGAGGTAGGACATAATCCTTTGAAAGCTTTGAAATGTCACAGAACTGGAGGAAGAGGGCCTGATGGTAAGTGTTATAGGATTAgtgcttagtttggacatttttatagcaattcaaaataataacagttcaccttcagcatggaaatgactataatacctatacaaactgatagactAATTTGTCACAACATAATTAAAGTGGAGTGAAATTCTTATAgaattgtaagtatgttttattttatcacctcgCACTTTCATtacttggctgtggttttctacagcagttggttcaaatttctgaccagttgaacaatttgattttataaaacaaatttcaatttggtcagaattttgaatatgttgcaattggtggagagcaacactaacagtcaagtcactgtaagtaCATTTGAAGTTTTGAAAAAGTGTATGTTCAGACTGCAGGATTTTAAATACTACTAAAAGGTTCACTGCAATGGGAATACAAATTAATAGGAAACATGGAATAAATGTTGATTTGACAGCAACccaatgaaacaaataaagaagaaaaatcaTCAGTTATTTTGAGAGTTACAAAGTTATCCATATTGACATACTAGTTATAATGCATGTGGCTCTTAAAAATAATTGTGATGTCACATAATATAGTGTATCATCTTATGTACAAGCAGGACTTGTAACTGTTTAAGTTTGCTTTTGAATTAAGaaaataatggttttttttatataggtagAATATGGAATCACAGAAGAGCTGGTGGAAAATTTGACCGCAAGTTGCGAATAGTAGATAACAAGAGGACTGACTTTGGCGGTGAAACAATAGTGGAGAAAGTAATCTATATCAGATATGATCCTCTGCGGTCAGCAAAGATTGCTGCAGTAGCCGGGGGATCCAGGAAACGTTTTATTGTAGCCACAGAGAACATGCAGCCAGGTGACATCATCACTACATCATGTGATGTAAAAGAAGAATCAGGTAGGcttgtataaaaattaaaacatgaaaattaaagATGTGTTAGGAAGGGGGGAGTGGTTGGatattcaatgaaaaaaatattaaatattttcagtTTACAAAGTCAAGGTCTAAGATTATACATGGTCAAAAGTTCAAGGAGAAAAATGTTGTCCAGTCTTCATCATACATCAAAACAGTACAAGTTTATATGGATAAAAAACTTCTTATATACATGATGATTATGTACTTCTTGTAAACAGGGCTTAAAATATTTATGTCAGAGACCAATCAAAGCTCTTTTGTACTATTGAAGTGTAAGTTCAGGAACCAACTTCAACAGGTACTTTAatttacagaaagaaaaaaagcataaaaatgttGATAGCCCAAAATATGGTCTTTATGGTCTATACAAAATAGACAACAGTCAATTTTACCAGTGGGAACAACCATAGTTACAATTACAATTTCGCAATATAAAGACAGtaaaattttctttgaaaatacaTTATTTATATGATGCTAGCAAAGTAAAATGAACCTTTCAGAATATTCAATTTACTTGAATCCAGCTGTATACTTTGTGTCAGATCTATACAGTTCCTTGACTTTTGTTGGTAGACAGCAGGACAGTCAAAGATTTTGAATATCAAATTTAGATAATGTTCATAAGAGGGGAACAAATCATTTTATTAAAGCTTCATTACAGGTGTCAAACTGAAAGAAGGTGATTCCCGTCCACTTGCAGTTATACCATCCAATACAATGGTCCATAATATTGAATTACAAGTTGGAAAAGGAGGTATTATTGCTAGAGCTGCAGGTTCATATGCTCGTGTTTCCAAGcaacttttaaatgaatgtgtGCTGAAAATGCCTTCAGGAAAAGAAATTGTGGTCTCCAATAAATGTATGGCAAGTGTTGGCCAAGTATCTAATGCAGCTCATAATACAATAGATATTGGGTCTCCAAATAAATTACGCTGGCTTGGAATTAGACCTAGAAGTGGCTTCTATGTGGCTCCTCAGGAcgcacaaaaaaataacaaaaagaataaatttcTTAGGAAGAAAAAATCATACCTTAAATCACAAGAACCAGAACAATATgttaaatttactttttaaataaaatcaaatattcaaTGTATGATTCAATTTGTTCTTCTGTTATTGTATTAAAAGATTATGTCAGTTTACAGTTATTTCTCTTCCCTTTCATGCGAATTGGATTTCCTAATTTGTATAAATAACCaagtgctccgcagggcgcagctttatacgaccgcagatgtcgaaccctgaacaacttcggcaagtatggacacaacattcaagcttgagacagctctgaatttggattgtgatcaaatttttgacataatataggtttttgtcacaaaattaatgtggtcaaagatctaacaaatatATTCCACAATACTGTTCAAATGAAGATTTCTTATTGAAACtttaatatgagtttctgacacaaaacaaatgtcaagatcttacaaatctattgcacaatatagTGCagttaaagatttcttcttcaaacttttaaaaaatgttgatatttgagaaatttgggcgaaaaaaatgaaaactgctaacaccccccttttttttgcaattagtccaaactTTGACAttcctttatacataatttacaagtggTGTAAGGGAGGTATATGCAAACATACCAAAAATtgcatgttaaatgtttttgatttatctcccttacactgcctttaaattgtcttaattgtccattgaccagaaaaacctaattttcccccttttttgcccctaattccaaaacattttgagccataaccccccaaagtcacTACTAATCAttccttcatggtatggaaacttgtggtataatttcagagagattcatacaatTAAACACAAGTTTTGTTTGAAAACtgcaaaaatgctcattttgggCCCCTAATTACATAACATTTGGTACCATA
Encoded here:
- the LOC143042092 gene encoding large ribosomal subunit protein uL2m-like isoform X2; its protein translation is MNVLGRNLLANLCQQFKESFSVVERCAFHTTAAIKTQHTKGPYRYVPILIPVEEVGHNPLKALKCHRTGGRGPDGRIWNHRRAGGKFDRKLRIVDNKRTDFGGETIVEKVIYIRYDPLRSAKIAAVAGGSRKRFIVATENMQPGDIITTSCDVKEESGVKLKEGDSRPLAVIPSNTMVHNIELQVGKGGIIARAAGSYARVSKQLLNECVLKMPSGKEIVVSNKCMASVGQVSNAAHNTIDIGSPNKLRWLGIRPRSGFYVAPQDAQKNNKKNKFLRKKKSYLKSQEPEQYVKFTF